CGGATTCTGACGCCCACATTTCAGGAGTTAGAACAGAAGCAAGATAAACCTTCCAAAATCTTAAAAATCCAGCTGAGATCAGGCACTCTAATTAGCATAAGTACTCCTCCCCATTTGCTTCATGAGATTAGGGAAACGGTTAAGCAATTCACAGAAACCTTGCTAAGTCTGTAATCGATAAGCTccctatgtatttattttagaaagcgCAGTTACTGcatgtcagcagctgaaaataaTAGTCTCTTATGATTAATTTACACTGTCAGCGCTACAGAGAGCTTTATTATAGCAAAATATCCCGTGACTGGCAATACCCAAGGGCTCTTAGCACAGCAGGACTTTGCAGCCAGTTATGAGGCTTTGAGATAGTAGGCTCAGTATCAGCCTTCCTTCCCTCATTACTTTAATGGAATTAATCATTCTTATGTGCAAGAGGATCCCACCAAGGAAGTCTCCAGGCAGATCTACACTTTACAATTTGGTGTTCACTGACGTTCAGTGCTGTCACCTGACTCACCCTGTCAACTTTGAAGACAGCAGCCCAGAAGAGGATAGGGCCTATAGCAAAAAGAGCTCCTAGAAAGGACGTCTTAGGTGTCGGGCGGAAAGTAGGGTAGACGTTCTGCGTCCTAGCGTAGGCCCAGCGGACCAAGGCAGGATCTTCCTGGGTTGGAAAGAAAACCACAGTGAGGCCCCAGCGACCCTGCAAAGCCCACCCGACTCGGCGCAGCCCCGTTTGCCCCTGCCGCGGGGCTGAGGCCTAGAAAgccccccccggctgcctcccGGCCCACGCCGGCAAGGGCGCCAAGGTCACGGGGAGGGCAGCGCCACGCCCGCACCGACCCAGATCCGGGCCCCGCTCCGGGACGCCGGGCTAGGCGGAcaggccccgcggcccccgccgcccacCCGCGCCCCCCTCCCCACTCACGATGATGGCCGGTGGGTTGGGGTTGTTGAGCTGCAGCTGGTACTGCCGCTTGAGCCGGGCGCGGATGGCCAAGCGCTCGGCTTCCGTACGGCGCTTCTCCGGCGACGCGTCGTAGGTGTTGGGGTCGAGCTCGGCCGGCAGCGAGACGTAGCGGTTGGGCCGGTAGGCCTCGGCGGCGGTgggaggcggccccgccgccatcttgcaaacccggcgccgcgccgccctGCCACCGCGCAGGCGCGGGGGAGGCGGTGCCGGCCTCGCGCCGCCGGAGGAGCCCCGCGTCCCCTGCCGGCTCACGCCGGGACCGGCGGGAGCAGCGTCCTCCCCCGCGGTGGGCCGGGGGGCTCGGGCTTGACGGAGGGGGGGGTCACGGCGAGGGAAGGTGGGTCCCTTGTTGGCAACAGTGCCAGCAGGTGAAACGGGCTGTCCCGGGGGACAGACAGGACCTCTCTTTCGGCAGAGAGCGCCGAGGCGTAAGGGATTTTGCGCTTGTTGAATTTGTGGTGCGCCCAAGGGGATGCGGGGGCGGCCGTCGCTGCGCTCTCTTTCGCAGGCCTGGGCTACGCGcatttaaacaaaacattcaatATTACACACGTGACGTATCGCCGGCGGGTTGGAAGTAGCAAAATCCCGCCGTCATTGATTTTCAGCTTCAAATCGTCTCCTTGGTTCTTTAACcgaggcagggctggtgggatAAGCCGCCAGGTAACCTTCAGGATTATCGTGTGGTGACTGACGGCCCTGATAAACGTTATTGACAGGTTCACAAATCACCCTCTGCTGATTAACACCAGGCGAAGAAAGCAAGCTCTGGCCTGAAAGTTTTGACTTCAGGAAGTTTCTGTCTTGTCGgtatgaaaagctttgttctccCAGAGATgtaaaaaatacatgcaaattgTCTTCCTGGAAACAAACTTGCCAGTAAACAAGTTTTCTACTGGTTTTCCTTCTGTCGGTATACAAAGCAATGATAACAGTTATGCTGATTGGAACCAAGTAAGTTAATGGCTGTGTATATACAGTTATGGCCTCATTTACATAGGGGTAACTCTACAGACACAGGTAATGTTGACTGAGGGATTACAGTTTGCTCCTAAGCACATAGAAAATAATATTGCTGACTTTATTTAAGATGCTGTGCTTTGGCACCGCAATAATAGAGCAGAAGCGCTGCCTCACATCTTAGGATTTCACTCTTCTTTTACCTAAGCACTTGGAAAATAGATGATCTCCTCTTGGTCTGAGCCCCTAATTAGGAGTTGGGGCTTTGTGACTTGCTTCCAGCAGGATGAAATACAAGTTGGATATTCCTGCAGTTTGTATACCTTGAGCACACCAGCACAGCAGGAGGTACTTTTCCCTCTCTCAAGCACAAGCCTGCAGCCCTCTCAGAAACTCTCTCTTGGTGTTCCTCCAGCTTTTCCACCCTCATTTGCTTCACAAACATGCAGCTGCAAATCCAACTGAAAACTTCAGTGGCTTCATTCACAGTCAGCTCCCAAAGAAGTACTTCTTACCTGCCCTGCTGCTTTGTTTCCGAGGGCTTTCAGCTTGGGACGGTGGCTCCTGTTGCATGGAACAATTTACTGTCTTTACTTTCCCATTTTGTGACCATCGGATTTATTGAGCTCTGTGTCTCCAGCTCCACGATTGTCTCTCTCCATAGGTGGCGTGTGGAGAGCTACGTTAGCAGCACGGTACGTATACCAGCAGCACTGCCATGTGGCACTCCTCTGGTACTTTCATCTCCGAGGGTTCCCAAACACTTAGCATTGTCTTCCCTTGCCTGTGCACAGCCTGCTCCTTTAAAAGCTGTTCCTCCCTGCTCTCTCTTACTTCTTAATAAATGATACATGCAGCCTTGAAACGGAGAGATTCCTGGCAGGAACCGGGGTGCAGGTTGGATTAGCATACTGGGAAGGCATAGCTGCTCTGTGGGAAATGGTGGGTGGTTTTCCCCTCTTTGCTGCATCATGGAGTGGAACAGAAAACTCCTATCCCTGTGGATCTCCCAAAGGACTTTGAAACAGCCAGGTGCTCTTCCCCCAACCTGCTGGCTTCTGAGGTCTGTCTGTAATGGTGTGGgacacttcccatgggcaggagCAAAGATGGTCTTGTGGTGAAGTCACTTGGCAAAGGCAGCAGGTTCAGCTCCCAGCCCTGTTGCAGACTTTGCGATGTTATCTGTGCAGGTCCAAGCTGTGCCTTCTCCCGCTCCCCAGAGCTCACAGCTGTGAGTGTGCATGCTTGGCATGCAGACAGTGCTGAAAGTAATTCTactgggagaaaaacagaaggtgCAAAGCTCCATTTCCATTAACAACGTAATGTACTGTATTAGAAAATCGAGCAAGCAGCCACTATGCTGAAAACACCTTTGCATTTCATCTCTCATCACTAACTCATCCTCCCTCTCAAAGGATCAAGTTCCCCACAGGGAGTCTTTTCTGAGAGATGTCACTTGTTTTATGGGgtaaaaaaataactaaatccCTTCCAGAGAAGCATGTTCTCTGACACTCAAGCCTGTGCATTGCAATTTGTTGTTTTGACTCCTCCAGAGGtgattttgtgcattttcttcatttcataacAGCCATGTCTCTAACTTTAAAATGCTATCCTTCAGCAAAAGCCCAGGACACCAATAGTAAGTGTCTAAACCTTGCATAAAACAATGCAGGACAAAGACAAAAATACTGCAAAGCACTTGACTGAAATcagtgattgttttttttttttttcctgctgacagGAACTGCTGCGCACAGTGAGAAATGCTGTGGTGACAAACTGGACTCCTGTGCAGACCTCCTGTGTCATCTGCTCCTTCTGGGCCACCCTATGGCAGACTCTGAACACAGCCTGGCTGCTACTGCAAACCACCTTTGAAACAAAAGATTTTGCAAGAATGAATGAGAGCCGCCTTGTCCCTGTTTTTGCCAGCCAGATCATAACGCTCGTTTGACTCTCCTCCTGACTGCTAGTGTTGACCTAAGACTAGCAGCAGGAATATAAAACAGGCACTAGTGAGAGTGGGGCCACTCTCAGTAGGGCAATATAGGCTTGAGCTAGAATATGGTGGTCATAATACCACATCCTGTGGGCTCAAACGCTAAGACTTCAAAGGTAAGACCccaagtgtttttttcctttttaatcaggACTGTTGACTATTGAGTGTTTGAGGTTGGCAGTATTGAACCAAATTGACAATTCTCTTATGAAAATGCCTTTGAAGTTTATGTCATCAGTTTTCTTTGTGATCAGCAGTAACCAAAATGGAGAGAACCAGTCAAGAAAATTAATCTTTGTCCAGGACCCTGTGGCGGGTTGACCTTGACTGGCTGCCAGCCGATCACCCACCCGCTCTCTCACTCTCCCTTCTCAACAGAACTGGGGGAGAAAAtgagatggaaaagctcatgggttgagataaatacaattattaagaaaagcaaaagctgtgcacagaagcaaagcaaaaagaggaattcattcactacttcccatcggcaggcagatgtccagccacgtcctgggaagcaggacctcagtacGTGTAGTGGTTTCTTGGAAGACAAATGACATAACCACGAATGTCCTCCCATCATTCTCccttccctcagcttttattgctgagcatgacgtcatatggtatgggatatccctttggttggttggttcagctgtcccagctgtgtcccctcctgacCTCTTGCCCACTTCCAGCCTACTGACCTTTGaggttgttggtggtggtggggtgttggagagaaagccttgacgctgtgcgagcactgctcagcaatagccaaaacattggtgtgttaccaACGCTATTTTAGCCACAGATGCAAGGCACAGCACCATacgggctgctgtgaagaaacttaactccatcccagccagacccagtacaaggCCATCTTGAATACTGTCCTACACACAGCTTAATTTCTGAGAGTGTTCTCCTCCAAATCATAAGTCTGAAATCAGGCACGCTTCTATGTCAGACTCTTTGGTTGAAGCTGCAAATAACTTTCAGCTTGAGTTTAAAGTAACCCAAGATACTGACCTTCCTTTTGGACCTGTGTGATTTTGGTGACTTTTCAGTCACGCTCCAAAATATACACAGACTGAATTTGTTTGTAGACACAAAGTCACATCTTTTCGGAGTGGCCAGGCTAAGTGACTCTGTGCTTCAagtgaatgaaaggaaaattaaccTAAATCACAGACCTGTCTACCTGTCTCCAAGGTGATCGTGCATGACGCTTTCAGAAGAGACGGGTTAAATGTGCTGTCATCTCGAAAAATACTTGTGTCTGTCAAACTTGTGCTGGGTGCTTGCAGTTGCCCTGTTTGCATCAGTTGTCAGGTTGGGTCAACATGTGTCTGGGCTCTGTTTTGAATTCTCGCTGACCTTttgcaaagaaagcaagctggAAAACAGGGTGGAAGCTGACAAGATCACTCATACCACAAGAAGGTTCTTGAACAGAGGTCTCTTACTTCTAATTCTCAGCTGTAATGGGCAAGAAGGGTCTTCTGGCTCCCGTTCCCGTTCCATACAAGTGAATGAATACTGATGTGTGTGCTGCCGACCTTCTTCTGAGGGGAATCGGTATCAGGCATCCATCTACATGGATACATCCATGGTAAAAAGCATGGTAGATACAGAAGGGGAGCAGTGTAAAAGGTATTAGGACACAGCATTGTTTATCTAGTCTCAGGACAAGTGTGTCTAATTGCAGCATATAGTTATGCTAATAAATTGTCCAGATAAATGTAATTAGTTCTGCTTTAAGAACTGAAGTCCTCAGTGTCTGTATCTTCCAGTTGTTTGAAGGAAACCTGGCACGCAAAggagtcgtggtttaaccccagctggcaactaagccccacccaggcgcttgctcactccccccggtgggatgggggagagaatcggaaaagtaaaagtgagaaaactcatgggttgagataaagacagtttaataggtaaagcaaaagccacacacgcaagcaaagcaaaacaaggaattcattcactccttcccatcagcaggcaggtgttcagccatctccaagaaagcagggctccatcacgcgtaacggttacttgggaagacaaacgccatcactcagaatgtcccccccttccttcttcttcccccagctttatatgctgagcatgacgtcatatggtatggaatatccctttggtcagttgggctcagctgtcccggctgtgtcccctcccagcttcttgtgcacccccagcctcctcgctggtggggtggggtgagaagcagacaaggccttgactctgtgtcagcactgctcagcaataacaaaaacatccctgtactgttctcagcacaaatccaaaacatagccccatactagctactatgaagaaaattaactctatcacagccaaaaccagcacacatagTTAGGGGGATTATGAATAGTTCAATTGTTATTACAGCCAATAGGCCACCCATAAATGTGTATCAAATGTTGAGCTCAGCAGGAGTTAGTTACAAAACTAGGACACTTAATGAGTCATAAAGTGCCAGGAATAATGAGAGACGGCATTAAACAAACCATTTCTGCCTCTCCTGGGCTTGTCCAGAGACAGTGACAAGAAGCCCTCTGCTGTTTCAGCTTttcctactgaaataaaatttttgacTCAGGCTGAATTATAGCTGTGGCTGAGCTGCCTGAGCCGGGGAGCTGGTGCCACCTGGGAAGCTCTGGTGGGAAAAGGAGAAGCTGGCAGTGAGCATCTCTTCTCTACGCCTTTGCAGGGCACTGATTGTAGCATTTCGTAATATAATTCATTTTCTTAGCTCTCcagctctccctctgcttccagcTCCTTGCGGGAGAGGCTATTAATAGTCACGCAACATCGAAGAGTGGGAGAGGAAGAGATCTTAGAATAAAGTACGGTGGCAATTAAAAAGCTGGATGTCTGAGGATAGGTCCTGTTATTGGCTAAGTGTTAGAAGTGCTTAACCAGTCAAGGGGAAACATTATTCCTAGGTTTCTCCTAGTGATGGCTGTCACCAGCAAGCTGTCATTGCCCCAACCAGCCTCCTCTGGACCTTCCATCACCCCCTGGCCCAGGGGCAGCGTTGAAGCTCGGTCCCTTGGCCTTAGCTCTTGCCTGAGCTGTCTCGAGTGTGTGTTGCGTCTAGCCTTGGACCACGGTGACTCGAGTTCccagcttgacctcagacctTCCTTGTTACTTTGGCCTTGCCTGGACATCACTGGACTGTGGCTGATCATGGTTATTGCCACTAGACCTGCCCTGATCACCTTGTTTGGCTCCCAGCTCGCCTTCCCCCGTGGAGCAGCCCAGTTTTGCCATCCCTGGACTGCACTGTCACTCATGGAGCAATGCTCAACCTCATGACTGTAGGGCGTGTGTGGCACTAAGGGTGGTTTCATACTGACGCCAGTAAAAATTCAAAAAGTGGTTGCAGTAAGGGTCAGTGAGAGGAAACTCAAGTGTTGTAGGAAATGTCTTATGCAGGGTAAGGGGAGGCATCTTTTCTGGCCTGTTGCTCCTGATACAGATCATTGCCAGcagctgacatttcttttttcccatttctccccAGGTGTTTTGCTCTGTCCACAAAAGAAAGGATAGATCTGCCTCGTTCAGTCTATCGGAAAAATAGCGATGCCCGCTGTGATCTCTGCCTGCGTCTCTCTGACATAATGGAGGAAGCTCCGGATGGTGAGTCCTCCTACCCTGAGACATGTCTGAGAGGCTGTGAGCCATCTCCTGGAGATCCTGTCTTTCCCCGTGGGCTGTGGGAAGAGTCTAATTTAGCCCAGatacttcccagccccaggagtATCCAATGTGTGTCAGAGTGCCCAATGTTGCACAGCCTTTATTGTACCTGGAGGATGCTCCTGTAAGTTCTGACGAGACCCATGGGTGAAACCTTGGACTTGCTGACAACAAAGGAGAATCCTACAAAAAATGGCTCTGGCCCACAAAGCCGTCAAATTCCCTGCAATGCCTTACTTGAAGTTACTTCATGGGTTTAGCTGGATTTCCTTTCACAAACAAAATCAGAGTGTGAGGAAAAGGCTACTGTGCGAAGATCCAACCAAGAGGGGCCAGTGAGACTTTAATCCCCAACAGATATGGCCACTCCTGCTCCTCAAGACAGAAGTACAGTGCCCCAAGGGTTGGTTTTGGTGTCAGGGACTTTGCGTGTCCTGGTGGGGTCCACTCATGAGCACGATTTTGGAGGAAGCCTCACTTTGTGGGATCATCCAGTCCAAAACTTCTCCACAGCCCGAAATTcatttttaactggaaaaggaGCACGACTTTATAGACAATAACTCTTTAAGAAGTCACAAATTTCTCCTTTGTACAGGAAGACATTCAAGccctgtgtggggaaaaaaatcaagcctgAAATCTGTGATAGAGTTGCCTTGAAGGAGAGGCAACTCCATTGTACAGCTACATAGAAAAAGACACtcactttattttgctgtatatattttgtTGAAAGTCTGGAGCTTAAATTTTAAAGCAAGTCTTTGGGAACACACTGTGAAGCAGACCATCAGTATGAATAAAATATGTTAGCAGGGACGTGTTGAATTTAGTGTGACTGTTTGGCAATCTCTGTATCGCAGTGGGGAAGTACTTAGTTGTGGCAATGCAGagtgtttttttttgcttaagtaAAAGACAGAATACAAATGAGGCTGTTGCTGCAGAAGGCCAGCTACTGGGAGAGATATATGGTGTCCAGCCTGGGTatttcaatgtttaaaaaaatatgatgGCAATACTAAAGCCTTAAACTTCTGACCTATAGAGATAGAATGGCAGAGCAGtgctttccttgggctcttgttatCATTGTATAAATCAGTAACATTAACTAAACAAGAAATAATCCTTAGCATTGCAGAACCCTGTATCCATCAGTTTTCATCTGCCTTGTTTGGGAGACTGGGTAAGGCAGCTGCCAAGGTTAAAAATTGCCTCCTAAATTAATGTCTCCATACTTCTCTAGATAACCTCTTAGCAGAGAGGTTTGCTCTTTGGATAAACCACTTCTGTTTACAGTGGCATGCCCCCCTAATCCAGCCAATGTAATTGTGATTTGCAACCCCTAAAGGAAAGATTTTTACCTCTGGTGTGATCCTTGCAGGGCCCTTTAGACACAGTGCTTTCCCCACTCTCCTACTGCCCCTCACTCCATCCCCTTACATGCATCTGCTTCTCCCCTACTCACCAGCAGATGTTTTTCCTCTACCCAACCCTCTCCTCCCACACTCCCACCACTGCTGAGGGGCTCTTTACTCTTTGAACATACTCTGACTTCCTCTGCCTCCTTCACTTGCTGCTCAGTCTTGTCCCTGCTCTCCCTTGGCCGTATCTCACTTTCTTCCAAGCATCTTCACAGAAGGTCCAGTCGTGGTGGCCGCCACTTGCAAAATGCTTAGCAGATAGCAATTGCCGACCTTGTGGCACTCTGCTCTCTGTTTCCTCTCGTCGTCTCTGTGTCAAGCAACCTGTACATGACACATTTGGAGCAGGGGCATTCAGGGTCTTCCAACTTTGCTTTCATTTACTTTAGAGTCTTCTTGTGGCCTGAAGCCAAGGGAAGTGCAAGCAGCCATCATACTGGCAGCTTGCTGGTTCTCCTCAGCACATGAGGGCTGACGGAACTCAGTTTCTGCAACCAGCATTTTAGTTTTACAGACCAGTGACATGGTGAAGGCTATGGGGAAGGACCCAGTCATGCCTGTACAAATGCCTTACATGGttaattcttcctttcttcatgtgTCATTGTACCCTCAGGAGTTTGTCTTTGCTTGGGCACAGGTATGGTATCCCCACCTTCTGTTGCTGTGTTGGTCTTGCTGCAAGCTGCTCCAGACATGGTCCACCAGTCACTGCAGTGACCGGAGCTGCCCACAGCACATGGTCACAAACTGAATGAGTCCAAGGCAAATGGCAAAGCCTAATGCTGTTATGTCTGTATCAGTCTTTCACAGCTGGCTGGGGTGCCTCTTCTGTTGGACTCATTAATGGGGAGGTTGCATTTCTCCATAATTTCCCTGGGGACTGAGTACATCCCATCAGCTGAAGGAACAGGGCAGTGACTCACCCCTCAACCTGCCGAATTCTTTCCAAGAGAGTCCTTCCCACCAAGGATTGAGAATGTCTGGGATATACTCACGGGAGAAGCTAATATGCCAAAATCTGTTTGTCTCAAAtccaaatgaaaatttgaaatgtGATAAATCACTCACTCTGCACAACAGTCACCAAAGTCAAAGTGCTTTTTCTTTACAGTTGTATAACCCCGTTTCCCACCCCTTTGCTTTGCCCTGTGGGACTACATCAACTCCTTGACCATTCCTTGTTTTACTTCACTGTAGAAAGAGCTTGGACAAAGCAGGAAAACTGAGCCCCTAATCTTAAAGATCTCCTGCGTATTTTTTAAGACCAGTGAAATTATGAAGCTGAAACCTTTGGTTTCCTTGTTCTTAGACATAGTTTTTGCAGATGGGTCACAGGGGTGAGATCTGCTCCTGACAGTAATGCTGCCCTTTTGTCAGGCAATGATGGAAAAGGTCTTTCTGGCCTGCAGAGCAGTCTCAGAGCAGAGTTACTTCTATCTGTATCCTTCCACCTCTGATAGCAGTCAAGCAAATCGCTTCAGTTGACAGCTTATggatttttatcatattttctcACAGCACAACCTCTTCCAAATACCAGCATCTCTATCTTGTCTGAGGGGACCTATATTGCACCTGGCACCAGCTTTATCAAACATTGGGTAAACCTGTCCAGTGGCTACATCTAGATTTGTGAAAAAATGTGAGACAAATTCTTCTGACTTGCTGATCATGTAGCATACTGCTCATACAAACTTCTTAGATACCCTCTGCATGATGCACATGTACGTAACTACAAGATGTGATACTGTGGTGAGAGGTCTCTTCCCTGGAATCTCTTGGAGGGAGAAGCTGTCACAGCACATTATCTTGTTCAGAAgtacttcatagaatcatagaatcatagaatcattaaggttggaaaagacctctaagatcattgagtccaaccgtcaacccaacactaccatgcccactaaaccatgtccacagaatcatagaatcatcaaggttggaaaagacctctaagatcatcgagtccaaccatcttGGTCCTAGAGCCTAGCCAGCCACAGCTTTGATCAGTACTGAGTTTAAGCAGTTTCCTACAGAGGATACTGGCCTTTATCCATTGACCTAAGGAGACCTTGGGGCACTGCATGCAGCCCAGCTTTCTGCAGGGGGATGTCCCTAGCAATTTAGGGCTGATGATGTTGTCTTTGCCTGGTACCTTGtttctggaggaaaggaaaagtcaGGGATTGGGTGAGATCTCCCTTGGTCAGAACACTAGTTGATCAGAGTATAAATATTTCGAGGTGACTTCTTCTGGCAAAGGATTACTTTCTCGCTTGAGAGTTGCTTGTTCTTTGTGCTCTGTGGCAGTGAAAGATCAAGACGTGACAAGGAAAAGGTGGTCATTATTCCAGGGACAGGAGCAGGGAATCACCAGCTCCACAGCTGGAATTGCCCTTGCCCTGCTTGACACCCTCCTGCTTTTATGGCCTGACCCTGTCTCAGGAATTGAGGTCTTTGGATCCACTCCAGGACTTCTGAAGAAATCATCAGTCTTTCCTAGCAGTGAGAGGTAGCACTGAAAGCATAGTGGGTTAATGATGATGGTGATAAAAATACCAATAAAAATAGTCTGACAAAATTTCCCCCAACAACCACTTTcacagattttctgttttgatgcaacatttctgttttgtttggcaGAAACCAAAGCACCCTCTCTcccttctattaaaaaaatatttttgttgtttatttttcaccTCCTTTTCTCCACCTTATACCAGTTGCTAAGGAAAACAGAGGAGTAAACAAGAGGGAAAAGTGAGAGggataaaggagaagaaaacaattcaggttttgttattttgaatacattttttcAACCAAAAGCAGAAATATCATCATgataaaaatatgagaaaaatccTTTCAGCAAAAGCTGTAGGTTCTCTGTGCTTCCTCAAATGAATTCCTGCTGCATTGTGTGTCCCTGAGTGCAGCAAAGGCAGACTATCATGAGGCATACAGAAAATGCTGGCTCCTGACAACATCCCTGATTCAGTTTTAGAACTgcaaaaaagaaatggcaaacaGCAAATCCTATTTATTTTCTCAACAATTATACATAACTGGTGCTTCACTTTACAAAGTAACTTTAGGTTGCTCCTTTCTGCACTAGTGATCAAAGCCTCCTGACACTCTACATACGCTGGTCTGGTAGGTGTGCTGCAGTCTGTGTTCCAGGTTTGCTGGAGCGTGCTTGAGTCCTACTCCGAGAGGATTGTTACCGATGTGAAACTTCAGCTGCCTTTCCTGAGACGAAATCAGTGAAGTTCTGCAGAAAGCAAGAGGTGAATAGCAGTGACGCAGCAAAACTGTTTCCTGGAAAAGGAGGTCTTTTCTACAAGGATTCACACTGCCCTGCAGAGACCAAAAGAGAGTCAAAACAAGCTCTGTACTCGTATAGGTGGTATCAAACACTTTGTAACAAAGCTGTTGTTCTTTATTAAGCTCTAGAATACTTCTCCATTAGGTAGTCAACAATTATGCACAGCTGAATGGAGAAGGGGGTTTGCGCAATGCAGTCCCAAACTAGCAAGATAGTGCAAGGGTTCAAAAAGGAAGGAATCTCTGATCTAATTCAAAACTTAATATATGTTTTCAAGATGTGTCTCAGCTGCAGCAGTAAAAGCAATAAGGATCAATAGTAATTCTGCCCAGTATGCTGGGTTTCAGCCC
This genomic interval from Calonectris borealis chromosome 1, bCalBor7.hap1.2, whole genome shotgun sequence contains the following:
- the NDUFB4 gene encoding NADH dehydrogenase [ubiquinone] 1 beta subcomplex subunit 4 yields the protein MAAGPPPTAAEAYRPNRYVSLPAELDPNTYDASPEKRRTEAERLAIRARLKRQYQLQLNNPNPPAIIEDPALVRWAYARTQNVYPTFRPTPKTSFLGALFAIGPILFWAAVFKVDRDRKEKLIQEGKYKRPFSVF